One stretch of Excalfactoria chinensis isolate bCotChi1 chromosome 2, bCotChi1.hap2, whole genome shotgun sequence DNA includes these proteins:
- the TTC39C gene encoding tetratricopeptide repeat protein 39C, producing the protein MAGSEQPPARREDGEAPLPIEDSELALAGINMLLNNGFRESDQLFKKYRNHSPLMSFGASFVSFLNAMMTFEEEKMQLACDDLKATEKLCESDEAGVIETIKNKIKKNVDGRKSPLSMIDRLQRQIIVADCQVYLAVLSFVKQELSAYIKGGWILRKAWKIYNKCYTDINTLQEIYQKKTTQESLTSDAANDNHVAAEGVTEDSLNRLKGAVSFGYGLFHLCISMVPPNLLKIINLLGFPGDRLQGLSSLMYASESKDMKAPLATLALLWYHTVVRPFFALDGSDNKAGLKEAKEILAKKESAYPNSSLFMFFKGRIQRLECQINSALASFHTALELATDQREIQHVCLYEIGWCSMIEMNFKDAFESFERLKNESRWSQCYYAYLTAVCQGATGDVNGAQNVFKEVQKLFKRKNNQIEQFSVKKADRFRKQMPTKELCVLASIEVLYLWKALPNCSLSNLQHMSQACQDVDDSSAVGLRNLLLGAIHKCLGNSEDAVQYFQQAAKDELCRQNNLYIQPYACYELGCLLLDNPETVPRGKTLLLQAKEEFTGYDFENRLHVRIHAALASLREVVPQ; encoded by the exons aaatcaTAGCCCGTTAATGAGCTTTGGAGCCAGCTTTGTCAGTTTTTTG AATGCCATGATGACGTTTGAAGAGGAGAAGATGCAGCTGGCATGCGATGACTTAAAGgctacagaaaagctgtgtgAGAGTGACGAAGCTGGAGTTATTGAAACAAtcaagaataaaattaaaaagaat GTCGATGGACGAAAATCACCTCTATCCATGATAGATCGTCTGCAAAGACAAATCATTGTAGCGGACTGTCAAGTCTACTTGGCCGTGCTCTCGTTTGTAAAACAAGAATTATCAG CATACATAAAAGGTGGATGGATCCTCCGAAAAGCCTGGAAGATTTACAACAAGTGCTATACGGACATTAATACGCTTCAGGAAATatatcagaagaaaactactcAGGAATCCTTGACTTCTGATGCTGCAAATGATAATCATGTTGCCGCAGAAGGTGTAACGGAGGATTCGCTAAACAGACTGAAAGGTGCTGTTAGCTTTGGATATGGACTTTTTCATCTTTGCATATCCATGGTGCCCCCAAACCTGCTCAAAATCATCAACCTGCTGGGTTTTCCTGGAGACCGCCTACAGGGGCTTTCTTCACTGATGTATGCAAGTGAAAGTAAGGACATGAAGGCCCCTTTAGCTAC ATTAGCTCTATTGTGGTACCACACAGTTGTTCGCCCCTTTTTTGCTCTTGATGGCAGCGATAACAAGGCAGGATTGAAAGAGGCAAAAGAGATTCTTGCAAAGAAAGAATCTGCTTACCCCAATTCTTCTCTGTTCATGTTCTTCAAGGGAAGAATACAGCGATTAGAG TGTCAAATCAATAGTGCCTTGGCTTCGTTTCATACTGCTTTGGAACTTGCAACAGACCAAAGGGAGATTCAACATGTCTGCTTATATGAAATAG GCTGGTGCAGCATGATAGAGATGAATTTCAAAGACGCCTTTGAATCCTTTGAAAGGCTTAAGAATGAATCCAGGTGGTCTCAGTGCTATTACGCTTATTTAACAGCAG TGTGTCAAGGAGCCACCGGTGATGTCAATGGCGCTCAGAATGTGTTCAAGGAAGTTCAGaagcttttcaaaagaaaaaataatcagatcGAACAATTTTCAGTGAAGAAG GCAGATagattcagaaaacaaatgccaaCCAAAGAGCTCTGTGTCCTGGCATCCATTGAAGTGCTATACTTGTGGAAAGCCCTTCCAAACTGTTCCCTCTCCAACCTACAACATATGAGCCAAG CCTGTCAGGATGTTGATGATTCATCTGCTGTTGGTCTGAGGAATTTGCTTCTTGGTGCCATACACAAATGCTTGGGAAATTCTGAAGATGCTGTTCAG taCTTTCAGCAGGCTGCTAAAGACGAACTGTGCCGGCAAAACAACTTGTACATCCAGCCATATGCCTGCTATGAGCTTGGCTGTCTTCTGTTAGACAATCCAGAG acGGTGCCAAGAGGCAAAACCTTACTTCTCCAAGCCAAG gagGAATTCACAGGCTATGACTTTGAGAACAGATTGCACGTCCGCATCCATGCAGCCTTAGCCTCTCTAAGGGAAGTTGTTCCACAGTGA
- the CABYR gene encoding calcium-binding tyrosine phosphorylation-regulated protein has product MEPPDNVLSCLKTLLEGVNSAVINQKPEDIAGFLASYFQQFIDFQKENPNLAFTEVVEKFDLKQETSNVELEEKTSNNNEALPSTESQRKESVTDRGEDQLLEPCEVKSSETTPCSSPTSSIPESKHSTGPDEGSSPELEHVPSDPEQLPSNAEDSSSSVCLVRDVATTAQTIQEDVSAVSEASKSQLGVQPWSSTSGELGPSDNQVLVLTTDTNQLSSVLLQEGLSPLLPQPPPSKEELQAAPSCSAAEATSTTDKLIMNAEVPSCIQQFPGQIIITFDGQALSSIQLSFNVGPLPCLAANDAMFQPEQMGTVASMESTEQTFCIRLECHILDDTLKN; this is encoded by the exons ATGGAGCCTCCAGACAATGTTCTGAGCTGCCTCAAGACTTTGCTGGAGGGTGTGAACAGTGCTGTCATAAATCAGAAACCAGAAGATATTGCTGGATTTTTAGCTTCCTATTTCCAACAGTTCATCGACTTCCAAAAAG agaatcCAAATTTGGCTTTCACAGAAGTGGTTGAAAAATTTGATCTCAAGCAGG AAACTTCAAATGTGGAACTGGAAGAGAAGACATCAAATAATAACGAGGCTTTGCCTTCTACTGAGTCCCAGAGAAAGGAATCAGTTACTGACAGAGGGGAAGACCAACTTCTGGAGCCGTGTGAAGTGAAGTCTTCAGAAACAACTCCGTGCTCATCACCAACAAGTTCCAttccagaaagcaaacactCCACTGGACCTGATGAAGGTTCATCTCCTGAACTTGAGCATGTGCCTTCTGACCCTGAACAGCTCCCTTCCAATGCGGAGGATAGCAGTAGTTCTGTTTGTCTTGTGAGGGATGTGGCAACCACTGCACAGACTATTCAGGAagatgtttctgctgtttcagagGCTTCGAAGTCACAACTAGGAGTGCAGCCTTGGTCCTCCACGAGTGGAGAATTAGGACCCTCAGACAACCAGGTCCTTGTCTTAACAACTGATACAAATCAGCTTTCCTCGGTCCTCTTGCAGGAAGGACTCTCACCTCTTCTACCACAACCACCTCCTTCTAAAGAGGAGTTGCAGGCTGCACCTTCCTGTAGCGCAGCTGAGGCCACCTCAACCACTGATAAACTGATAATGAATGCAGAGGTTCCTTCCTGCATACAGCAGTTTCCAGGTCAAATAATCATTACCTTTGATGGACAAGCTCTTTCTTCTATACAGCTGTCATTTAATGTAGGCCCGCTCCCATGCCTGGCTGCTAATGATGCAATGTTCCAGCCTGAGCAAATGGGAACCGTAGCATCGATGGAATCAACTGAGCAAACTTTTTGCATCAG aTTGGAATGTCACATTCTGGATGACACGCTGAAGAACTGA